A single genomic interval of Nostoc commune NIES-4072 harbors:
- a CDS encoding IS5 family transposase (programmed frameshift), with the protein MKFWRAKQLTSRKFKRLTGVSRRTFQEMVGLVKAHEKKKKKSGRRPKLIIEDKVLMVIQYWREYRTYYHIGLDFGLSESAVCRIVFKIENILILSRKFSLPGKKQLWKMSSEEDLVVMDVTESPIEKPQKGQKRYFSGKQGEHTLKTQVVIRQKSSQIICLGHGLGKTHDFRLFKSSGVKFGELLKVIADKGYQGITKIHQLSETPIKKSKGKKLTKEQKKYNRELNRLRIVIEHVNRRLKIFKILSDRYRNRHRRFGLRSNLIAGIYNHELAI; encoded by the exons GTGAAATTTTGGAGAGCCAAGCAGCTTACTTCAAGGAAATTTAAACGACTTACCGGAGTAAGCCGTCGAACATTTCAGGAAATGGTTGGGTTAGTAAAAGCTCATGAGAAAAAGAAAAAGAAATCTGGTCGTCGTCCTAAATTAATTATTGAAGACAAAGTTTTAATGGTTATTCAATATTGGAGAGAATACCGGACTTATTATCATATTGGGTTAGACTTTGGGCTTTCGGAATCTGCGGTTTGTCGAATAGTTTTTAAAATTGAAAATATTTTA ATTTTGTCAAGAAAGTTTAGTTTACCAGGGAAGAAGCAATTATGGAAAATGTCCTCTGAAGAAGATTTAGTTGTAATGGATGTCACAGAGAGTCCAATTGAAAAGCCTCAGAAAGGCCAAAAAAGGTATTTTAGTGGGAAACAAGGAGAACATACTTTAAAAACACAGGTAGTAATCCGCCAAAAAAGCAGTCAGATCATCTGTTTAGGGCATGGTTTAGGGAAAACTCATGATTTTAGACTATTTAAAAGCAGTGGTGTAAAATTTGGAGAATTACTCAAAGTGATAGCGGATAAAGGCTATCAAGGAATTACTAAGATTCATCAATTAAGTGAAACACCAATTAAGAAATCAAAAGGAAAAAAGTTAACGAAAGAACAGAAAAAATACAATCGAGAACTCAATCGATTAAGAATTGTTATTGAACACGTAAATCGTCGTTTAAAGATATTTAAAATTTTGTCTGATAGATATCGAAATCGTCATCGACGTTTTGGGTTAAGGTCGAATTTAATTGCGGGAATTTATAATCACGAATTAGCCATATAA
- a CDS encoding ABC transporter ATP-binding/substrate-binding protein (This model describes the ATP binding subunits of ATP-binding cassette (ABC) transporters for nitrate transport, or for bicarbonate transport, in bacteria and archaea.), whose protein sequence is MFVAVDQIEKVFDLTGGGKYIALKGIDLQIKKGEFVSLIGHSGCGKSTLLNMIAGLDLPTEGIVTLEGQKITKPGPDRMVVFQNYSLLPWRTVRENIALAVDSVMKGLPAAERNAIIEKHINMVGLRPHADKQPGMLSGGQKQRVAIARALAIRPKLLLLDEPFGALDALTRGNLQEQLMQICEENQVTAVMVTHDVDEAVLLSDRIVMLTNGPESKIGDILEVDIPRPRKRMEVVEHPSYYSLRSEMIYFLNQQKRIKKIRARKTADIARHGLEKVNLEIGFLPLTACAPLAIAKEKGFFLKHGLDEVNLVRESSWRGIEDGISGGYLDAAQMPSGMPMWLTLGGHNNQPLPVVTALTMTRNGNAITLAKRFYDQGVQSLSDFKRYLLCTREQRHTMGVVHAASMHNLLLRYWLAAGGIDPDSDVDMKTIPPAQMVADLKAGSIDGYCVGEPWNYRAAVENVGFTIATDLEVWLGHPGKVLGVREDWAENYPNTHIALTKALLEACVYCANPENTQEIRQILAGRDYVSTDLEYIQLEDPDSLTCDLDHPLRDYAHHQFYSDSAINRPSRTEQIWIMSQLARWGDTPFPRNWVEVVERVCRVRVFSTAARELGLDISYIRQPIQLFDGTPFNADDPIAYLNNLKIKRDFSVAEVVLDAPRRRLAS, encoded by the coding sequence ATGTTTGTAGCTGTTGATCAAATTGAAAAAGTTTTTGACTTAACTGGTGGTGGCAAATATATTGCCCTTAAAGGAATCGATCTCCAAATTAAAAAAGGAGAATTCGTTTCTTTGATTGGTCACTCCGGTTGCGGCAAATCTACTCTATTAAATATGATTGCGGGTTTGGATTTGCCCACTGAGGGTATTGTCACTCTCGAAGGACAAAAAATCACCAAACCTGGCCCAGACAGAATGGTGGTTTTCCAAAATTATTCACTATTACCTTGGCGGACGGTAAGAGAAAATATTGCCCTCGCCGTGGACTCAGTAATGAAAGGTTTACCCGCAGCCGAACGCAACGCCATTATCGAAAAACATATAAATATGGTGGGTTTGCGTCCCCATGCTGACAAACAACCAGGAATGTTATCAGGCGGACAAAAACAGCGAGTTGCGATCGCCCGCGCCTTAGCGATTCGTCCCAAATTACTCTTGCTAGATGAACCATTTGGTGCATTAGATGCACTCACACGCGGCAATTTGCAAGAACAACTCATGCAAATCTGCGAAGAAAATCAAGTTACCGCCGTGATGGTGACACATGATGTAGATGAAGCGGTGCTGTTATCTGACAGAATTGTGATGCTGACCAACGGCCCCGAATCTAAAATCGGCGATATTTTAGAAGTGGATATTCCCAGACCCCGCAAGCGGATGGAAGTAGTAGAACATCCTAGCTACTACAGCTTGCGAAGTGAGATGATTTACTTCCTCAATCAGCAGAAACGCATCAAGAAAATTCGGGCGCGGAAAACTGCTGACATTGCCCGTCATGGATTAGAAAAAGTTAACCTAGAAATTGGCTTTTTACCTCTGACAGCTTGCGCCCCCTTAGCAATTGCTAAAGAAAAAGGTTTCTTTCTCAAACACGGTTTAGATGAAGTTAACCTAGTGCGGGAAAGTAGCTGGCGGGGTATAGAAGATGGCATAAGTGGTGGTTACTTAGATGCGGCTCAAATGCCTTCAGGGATGCCGATGTGGCTAACTTTGGGAGGACATAATAACCAACCTCTACCCGTTGTCACTGCCCTTACCATGACTCGCAACGGTAACGCCATCACCTTAGCAAAACGCTTTTACGACCAAGGCGTGCAAAGCTTATCAGACTTCAAAAGATACCTGCTTTGCACCCGCGAACAACGGCATACAATGGGAGTAGTACATGCCGCATCAATGCACAACTTGCTGTTGCGTTACTGGCTAGCGGCTGGTGGAATCGACCCCGATAGTGATGTGGATATGAAGACCATTCCCCCAGCGCAGATGGTAGCCGACTTAAAAGCCGGAAGCATTGATGGTTACTGCGTGGGTGAACCTTGGAATTACCGCGCTGCTGTGGAAAATGTCGGTTTTACGATCGCTACCGACTTAGAAGTTTGGTTGGGACACCCCGGTAAAGTTCTTGGTGTGCGGGAAGATTGGGCAGAAAATTATCCAAATACGCATATCGCCTTAACCAAAGCATTGTTGGAAGCTTGCGTGTATTGTGCAAATCCTGAAAATACCCAAGAAATTCGCCAAATTTTAGCCGGGCGAGATTACGTCAGCACTGATTTAGAATACATTCAACTCGAAGATCCAGATAGTCTCACCTGTGACTTAGACCATCCGTTGCGAGACTATGCCCATCACCAGTTTTATTCCGATTCCGCGATCAACCGTCCCAGCCGTACTGAACAAATTTGGATTATGAGTCAATTGGCGCGTTGGGGTGACACTCCTTTCCCCAGAAATTGGGTAGAAGTTGTGGAACGGGTGTGTCGCGTGCGTGTTTTCAGCACCGCCGCACGAGAATTAGGTTTGGATATTAGCTATATTCGCCAACCGATTCAACTGTTCGATGGTACTCCCTTTAACGCCGATGATCCGATCGCTTATCTCAACAACTTGAAAATTAAACGTGATTTTTCAGTCGCGGAAGTTGTTCTTGATGCACCAAGAAGAAGACTCGCATCATAA
- the ntrB gene encoding nitrate ABC transporter permease, which translates to MTLAQKRPASPRLSNGFISSLKKQFPDLIPPAIAIAIFLVIWQLFAWIPGATLPGPIQVIRDTWVLIFWPFYDRGGIDKGLFWQILASLQRVAISYTLAAIVGIGLGILIGVNKTMSKALDPIFQLLRTVPPLAWVPISLAALRQNEPAALFVIFITAIWPILINTAVGVTQIPQDYNNVAKVLQLSRKEYFTNILIPAALPYIFTGLRIAIGLAWLAIIAAEIVMSGIVGIGFFIWDAYQNNNVSEVILALVYIGVVGLLLDKAMGWLQNKILPAEQK; encoded by the coding sequence ATGACACTCGCTCAAAAACGCCCTGCAAGTCCTAGATTGAGTAATGGCTTTATATCCAGCCTGAAAAAGCAATTTCCTGATCTGATACCACCAGCGATCGCCATCGCCATCTTCCTCGTTATCTGGCAACTCTTCGCTTGGATTCCAGGAGCCACATTACCAGGGCCAATACAAGTTATCCGAGACACTTGGGTTTTGATTTTCTGGCCATTTTATGACCGAGGTGGCATTGATAAAGGTCTATTTTGGCAGATTCTTGCTAGTCTGCAACGAGTCGCCATCAGTTATACCCTAGCTGCGATCGTTGGTATTGGTTTAGGCATTTTGATTGGGGTTAATAAAACCATGTCCAAAGCTTTAGACCCCATCTTTCAATTACTGCGGACTGTACCACCTCTAGCTTGGGTTCCGATTTCTTTAGCAGCTTTACGACAAAACGAACCCGCAGCCTTATTCGTAATTTTCATCACCGCCATTTGGCCTATCTTAATTAACACTGCTGTTGGCGTTACCCAAATTCCCCAAGATTACAACAACGTCGCCAAAGTTCTCCAACTTAGCCGCAAAGAATATTTCACTAACATTTTGATTCCTGCGGCATTACCCTACATCTTTACCGGGTTGAGAATTGCGATCGGTTTAGCTTGGTTAGCAATTATCGCCGCCGAAATTGTCATGTCCGGTATTGTCGGAATCGGCTTCTTTATCTGGGACGCCTATCAAAATAACAACGTCAGCGAAGTAATTTTGGCTCTAGTTTATATCGGTGTTGTTGGGTTGCTTCTAGATAAAGCAATGGGTTGGCTGCAAAACAAGATTTTACCAGCAGAGCAAAAATAG
- a CDS encoding CmpA/NrtA family ABC transporter substrate-binding protein → MTEFFNQISRRKFIFTAGASASAVFLKGCLGNPPENLTGGSTKAQPTAQSVANISSEQAPETTTVKLGYIPIVEAAPLIIAKEKGFFAKYGMTNVDLSKQASWGSARDNVEIGSAGGGIDGGQWQMPMPHLITEGLITKGNQKIPMYVLCQLITHGNGIAIANKHQGKGISLQLAGAKSLFKELKSSTPFTAAFTFPHVNQDLWIRYWLAAGGLDPDADVKLLTVPAAQTVANMKTGTMDAFSTGDPWPYRLVQDKIGYVAALTAEIWKNHPEEYLAMRGDWVDKNPKATKAILKGIMEAQQWLDNFDNRKEAAEILAGRNYFNLPSPEILADPYQGKYDMGDGRKIDDKSMAAYYWKDEKGSVSYPYKSHDLWFIVENVRWGFLPKDYLDNNAAKAKELINKVNREDIWKEAAKEAGIAAADIPTNTSRGVEEFFDGIKFDPEKPEEYLKSLTIKKVSV, encoded by the coding sequence ATGACAGAATTTTTTAATCAAATTTCCCGCCGCAAATTCATTTTCACAGCCGGAGCATCTGCAAGTGCTGTATTCCTTAAAGGCTGTTTGGGTAATCCTCCTGAAAACTTAACTGGTGGAAGCACTAAAGCACAACCAACTGCTCAGTCGGTTGCTAATATTAGTTCCGAACAAGCACCAGAGACTACTACAGTCAAGTTAGGATATATTCCCATTGTAGAAGCTGCTCCTTTAATTATTGCTAAAGAAAAAGGCTTTTTTGCAAAGTATGGCATGACTAATGTTGACCTTTCCAAGCAAGCTTCTTGGGGTTCAGCAAGAGACAACGTAGAAATTGGTTCTGCTGGTGGTGGTATAGATGGCGGCCAATGGCAGATGCCAATGCCACATTTAATTACAGAAGGTTTAATTACCAAGGGCAATCAAAAAATTCCCATGTATGTATTATGTCAATTAATTACGCATGGAAATGGAATTGCGATCGCAAACAAGCACCAAGGCAAAGGTATTAGTTTACAACTCGCCGGCGCTAAGTCCCTGTTTAAAGAATTAAAATCTTCAACACCCTTCACAGCTGCATTTACCTTTCCCCACGTCAACCAAGATTTGTGGATTCGCTACTGGTTAGCAGCAGGCGGCTTAGATCCAGATGCAGATGTCAAGTTGCTCACAGTACCTGCGGCGCAAACTGTTGCCAACATGAAAACAGGAACAATGGATGCTTTTAGTACAGGCGACCCTTGGCCTTATCGCCTGGTGCAAGACAAAATCGGTTACGTAGCAGCATTAACCGCAGAAATTTGGAAAAATCATCCTGAAGAATATCTTGCCATGAGAGGCGATTGGGTTGATAAAAATCCCAAGGCTACCAAAGCAATTTTAAAAGGAATTATGGAAGCCCAACAATGGCTAGATAATTTTGATAATCGGAAAGAAGCGGCTGAAATTCTGGCTGGACGAAATTATTTCAACCTTCCTTCACCTGAAATTCTGGCTGATCCATACCAAGGCAAATATGACATGGGTGATGGTCGCAAAATTGATGATAAATCAATGGCTGCTTACTACTGGAAAGATGAAAAAGGTAGTGTTTCTTATCCATATAAGAGTCATGATTTATGGTTCATAGTTGAAAACGTTCGCTGGGGATTCTTGCCCAAAGATTACCTAGACAATAATGCTGCCAAGGCTAAGGAACTTATCAACAAAGTCAACCGCGAAGATATTTGGAAAGAAGCTGCCAAAGAAGCTGGGATTGCTGCTGCTGATATTCCTACAAATACATCCCGTGGTGTAGAAGAGTTTTTTGATGGCATCAAATTTGACCCCGAAAAGCCAGAAGAATATTTGAAGAGTCTCACAATCAAGAAAGTCAGTGTTTAG
- a CDS encoding Ycf51 family protein, with protein MFTTANFLQYTQWSGIATLLFAALTVLAFILKWGLRFRLVGTTGFMLVVTAGLFALSIVPLSRTVIPGAARYTLVYDNGSTQAVIATSPQITPTQLDATLRQAVSNLFSSGRSGTRQEDKLTVRARTIIHPEPGTSVPVYLGEAKRSLVSRENSATAVEIYTEKFAQLPKPTA; from the coding sequence ATGTTCACAACAGCTAACTTTCTTCAGTACACCCAGTGGTCAGGTATAGCTACTTTGCTATTTGCTGCCTTAACAGTTTTGGCTTTTATTCTCAAATGGGGCCTCCGCTTTCGCCTGGTGGGTACAACTGGCTTTATGCTGGTGGTGACGGCTGGTTTATTTGCACTCTCGATAGTCCCCTTGAGTCGGACTGTGATTCCAGGAGCAGCCCGGTACACTTTAGTTTATGACAATGGGTCAACACAAGCGGTGATTGCCACATCACCCCAAATTACACCCACACAATTAGATGCAACTTTACGTCAAGCAGTTAGTAATCTGTTTTCTTCTGGTCGCTCAGGTACACGCCAAGAGGACAAGTTGACTGTTCGCGCTCGTACCATTATCCACCCGGAACCAGGGACTTCTGTACCAGTTTACTTGGGTGAAGCCAAGCGATCGCTCGTTTCTCGTGAAAATTCTGCAACCGCAGTCGAAATTTACACAGAAAAATTCGCTCAATTGCCAAAACCTACGGCCTAA
- the argJ gene encoding bifunctional ornithine acetyltransferase/N-acetylglutamate synthase — translation MADWQKITGGITAPRGYQAAGITAGLKPSGLPDLALIFSEVEAIAAGVFTTSQVKAACVEYCRQRLQAKQSARAILCNAGQANAATGSQGYLDTLESAMAVGQALNIPSESVLVASTGVIGQRIKMDALRSGIPKVVAALSETGSDAAAGAIITTDLVTKSIALETTITDRPVRIGGIAKGSGMIHPNMATMLAFVTCDAVVSPALWQQMLARAADRSFNSITVDGDTSTNDSLIALANGQSRTPAITEWGAEAEKLEAMLTAVCQHLAKAIARDGEGATCLIEVEVTGAHDEISARQIAKTIAGSSLVKSAIFGHDPNWGRIAAAAGRAGVPFEQENLQIKIGNFLMLENGQPLQFERAAASTYLKKAAKGAYLQEDTVLISVNIGNGHGSGKAWGCDLSYDYVRINAEYTT, via the coding sequence ATGGCAGATTGGCAAAAAATTACAGGTGGCATCACAGCACCAAGGGGGTATCAAGCGGCGGGAATTACCGCAGGGTTGAAACCTTCGGGGTTGCCAGATTTAGCTTTGATATTCTCAGAGGTAGAAGCGATCGCAGCTGGTGTGTTCACCACTAGCCAAGTTAAAGCTGCTTGCGTAGAATATTGTCGCCAACGCTTGCAAGCTAAACAGAGCGCTCGTGCCATCCTTTGCAACGCCGGACAAGCAAATGCTGCTACAGGAAGTCAAGGCTACCTTGATACTTTAGAATCTGCTATGGCAGTAGGCCAAGCACTAAACATTCCATCTGAATCTGTGTTAGTGGCTTCCACTGGCGTGATTGGTCAAAGAATTAAGATGGATGCTTTGCGAAGTGGGATTCCCAAGGTAGTAGCAGCACTATCAGAAACAGGCTCAGATGCCGCCGCCGGAGCGATTATCACTACAGATTTAGTAACTAAATCTATCGCCCTAGAGACAACTATAACAGATCGCCCAGTACGAATTGGTGGTATTGCCAAGGGTTCCGGTATGATTCACCCCAACATGGCAACCATGCTGGCATTTGTTACTTGTGATGCTGTGGTTTCGCCAGCTCTTTGGCAACAGATGTTGGCAAGGGCGGCCGATAGAAGCTTTAATTCCATTACTGTGGATGGCGATACCAGCACCAACGATAGCTTAATCGCTTTGGCAAACGGTCAATCTCGCACCCCAGCAATTACAGAATGGGGCGCAGAAGCAGAAAAATTAGAGGCGATGTTAACAGCAGTTTGTCAGCATTTAGCTAAAGCGATCGCTCGTGATGGTGAAGGCGCAACCTGTTTAATTGAAGTGGAAGTAACAGGGGCCCATGATGAAATTTCAGCCAGACAAATAGCCAAAACCATCGCTGGTTCATCCTTAGTTAAATCTGCAATCTTTGGGCATGATCCTAACTGGGGACGCATCGCCGCCGCCGCCGGACGTGCAGGTGTGCCCTTTGAGCAAGAAAACCTGCAAATTAAGATAGGGAATTTCTTAATGTTAGAAAACGGGCAACCTCTGCAATTTGAGCGTGCAGCAGCGAGTACTTATTTGAAAAAAGCAGCAAAGGGTGCTTATCTCCAAGAAGATACAGTATTAATCTCCGTTAACATTGGCAATGGTCATGGTTCAGGTAAAGCCTGGGGTTGTGATTTAAGTTACGACTACGTGAGGATTAACGCCGAATACACTACTTAA